One window of the Rufibacter radiotolerans genome contains the following:
- a CDS encoding Re/Si-specific NAD(P)(+) transhydrogenase subunit alpha encodes MKVAVLKETKVPERRVALTPDVVKTLTKAGFKCGIETGAGEATGFYDAAYEQAGGIIFLDKAAMLADTDVLLKVNAPTIEEAQLLREGSAVISFLYAYTVPDLLDVLVQRNISAFAMDAVPRISRAQKMDALSSQANLAGYKSVLLGANALGKIFPLMMTAAGTITPARVLIFGAGVAGLQAVATAKRLGAVVEVTDVRAETKEQVESLGGRFLEVQSEGVQTEGGYAKEVSTEYLQKQKELISKHIAEADIVITTALVIGKKAPLLVTEEMVQSMRPGSVIVDMAVESGGNCALSEFNQTLVRHGVTIIGEANLPAMVSVNASELYAKNISTLLLHLADKDGFKWELDEDVTKGSMITHQGALVHQFTRDILAKTV; translated from the coding sequence TTGAAAGTAGCTGTACTAAAAGAAACCAAAGTCCCGGAGCGGCGGGTGGCGCTGACACCGGATGTGGTAAAGACCCTCACCAAGGCTGGCTTTAAATGCGGCATTGAAACCGGGGCCGGCGAGGCAACTGGCTTTTATGACGCCGCCTATGAGCAGGCCGGCGGCATCATCTTCCTGGACAAGGCCGCTATGCTCGCAGACACAGACGTGCTGTTGAAGGTGAACGCGCCTACAATAGAGGAAGCCCAACTGTTGCGCGAAGGCAGTGCCGTGATCTCTTTTCTGTACGCCTACACCGTGCCTGACCTGCTGGACGTACTGGTGCAGCGCAACATCTCGGCGTTTGCCATGGATGCAGTACCGCGTATCTCCAGGGCGCAGAAAATGGACGCGCTGAGTTCGCAGGCGAACCTGGCCGGTTATAAGTCTGTGTTGCTGGGGGCCAATGCGCTGGGCAAGATCTTCCCGCTCATGATGACGGCCGCCGGCACCATTACCCCCGCCCGGGTACTCATCTTCGGGGCCGGGGTGGCCGGGTTGCAGGCCGTGGCCACCGCCAAGCGCCTGGGCGCGGTGGTAGAGGTCACCGATGTGCGCGCTGAGACCAAGGAACAGGTAGAGTCTCTGGGTGGCCGGTTCCTGGAAGTGCAATCTGAAGGCGTGCAAACCGAGGGCGGCTACGCCAAGGAAGTCTCTACCGAGTACCTGCAAAAACAGAAAGAACTCATCTCTAAACATATTGCCGAGGCCGACATTGTGATTACCACCGCGTTGGTGATTGGCAAGAAAGCCCCACTACTGGTCACCGAGGAAATGGTCCAGAGCATGCGCCCGGGATCGGTGATTGTAGACATGGCCGTGGAGTCTGGCGGCAACTGCGCCTTAAGCGAGTTCAACCAGACTTTAGTGCGGCACGGGGTCACCATCATCGGCGAAGCCAACCTGCCTGCCATGGTTTCTGTGAACGCCAGCGAGCTCTACGCCAAGAACATCAGCACGCTCCTCCTGCACCTGGCCGACAAAGACGGCTTTAAGTGGGAACTGGACGAAGATGTGACCAAAGGCTCTATGATTACGCACCAGGGCGCGTTGGTACACCAGTTTACGCGTGACATTCTGGCGAAGACGGTGTAA
- a CDS encoding NAD(P) transhydrogenase subunit alpha, translated as MNAEALIVLLYVLVLASFVGFELISKVPPTLHTPLMSGSNAISGITIVGAILAAGPMEHSVSKWLGVAALFLATLNVVGGYVVTDRMLKMFKKKR; from the coding sequence ATGAACGCAGAAGCTTTGATTGTCCTTCTCTACGTGCTGGTGCTGGCCAGCTTTGTGGGGTTTGAGCTGATTTCTAAGGTGCCGCCTACGCTGCACACGCCCTTAATGTCGGGGTCTAACGCGATATCAGGTATTACCATTGTGGGTGCCATTCTGGCGGCCGGGCCCATGGAGCATAGCGTGAGCAAATGGCTGGGGGTAGCGGCGCTGTTTCTGGCCACGCTCAACGTGGTGGGCGGCTACGTGGTCACCGACCGCATGTTGAAGATGTTTAAGAAAAAGCGATAA
- a CDS encoding NAD(P)(+) transhydrogenase (Re/Si-specific) subunit beta, producing MNLDLPIQIAYLVASVLFIIGIKMLGKTSTARNGNTLSAAAMLLAIVATLLHQDVLSYTEIFVTILLSSAVGWVVAQRVEMTSMPEMVALFNGFGGAASVLVAASEYWRMAHEASITMPMIVGITVVISIIIGAVTFTGSMVAFGKLKGLINGRAITFTGQHALNALLFLASLAFSVLVVIDPNTEVWMMAVMALALLLGVLTVIPIGGADMPVVISLLNSYSGIAACATGFVLNNQVLIITGALVGASGIILTQIMCKAMNRSLVNVLLGGFGQTAGTAGTSGGAEDMVVKEVGVEETAMLFDSASSVIIVPGYGMAVAQAQHVVRELTDLLEKRGTSVKFAIHPVAGRMPGHMNVLLAEANIPYDKLVEMDHINDEFASTDIALIIGANDVVNPAARSNPNSPIYGMPILNADKARTVIVCKRGMAAGYAGIENELFGYPNCLMLFGDAKASMTKVVSELKEMAMA from the coding sequence ATGAATTTAGATCTACCTATCCAGATTGCCTATTTGGTGGCCTCGGTGCTGTTCATCATCGGCATAAAGATGCTGGGCAAGACCAGCACCGCCCGAAACGGGAACACGCTTTCGGCGGCGGCCATGTTACTAGCCATTGTGGCCACCCTGCTCCACCAGGATGTGCTGAGCTATACCGAGATTTTTGTGACCATTCTGCTTTCCTCGGCGGTAGGCTGGGTGGTGGCGCAGCGCGTGGAGATGACCTCTATGCCCGAAATGGTGGCTTTGTTCAATGGTTTTGGCGGCGCGGCCAGCGTGCTGGTGGCCGCCTCTGAGTACTGGCGCATGGCCCATGAGGCGAGCATCACCATGCCCATGATCGTGGGGATCACCGTGGTCATTTCCATTATTATTGGGGCGGTCACGTTTACGGGTTCCATGGTGGCGTTTGGCAAACTCAAGGGCTTGATTAACGGCAGGGCCATTACGTTTACGGGGCAGCATGCGCTCAATGCGTTGTTGTTTCTGGCGTCACTGGCGTTTAGCGTGCTGGTGGTCATTGACCCCAACACCGAGGTCTGGATGATGGCTGTCATGGCCCTGGCCTTGCTGCTGGGCGTGCTCACGGTTATTCCCATCGGCGGCGCCGATATGCCGGTGGTCATTTCCCTGCTCAACTCTTACTCTGGGATTGCGGCCTGCGCCACGGGCTTTGTGCTCAATAACCAGGTACTCATTATCACGGGGGCGCTGGTGGGGGCCTCAGGTATTATCCTTACCCAGATCATGTGCAAGGCCATGAACCGTTCCCTGGTGAATGTGCTGCTGGGAGGCTTCGGGCAGACGGCGGGCACGGCGGGTACCAGCGGCGGGGCCGAGGACATGGTAGTGAAAGAGGTAGGTGTGGAAGAAACGGCCATGCTATTTGACTCCGCCAGCAGCGTGATTATTGTGCCAGGCTACGGCATGGCGGTGGCGCAGGCCCAGCACGTGGTACGCGAACTCACCGACCTGCTGGAGAAACGCGGCACCAGCGTGAAATTCGCCATCCACCCGGTAGCGGGCCGCATGCCGGGCCACATGAACGTGCTTCTGGCAGAGGCTAACATCCCCTATGACAAGCTTGTGGAGATGGACCACATCAACGACGAGTTCGCCAGCACCGACATTGCCCTCATCATAGGGGCCAATGACGTGGTAAACCCCGCGGCCCGCTCCAACCCCAACAGCCCCATCTATGGCATGCCCATCCTCAACGCCGACAAGGCCCGCACGGTCATTGTCTGCAAGCGCGGAATGGCGGCCGGGTACGCCGGCATCGAGAACGAACTCTTCGGGTACCCCAACTGCCTCATGCTCTTCGGCGACGCCAAAGCCTCTATGACCAAAGTGGTGAGTGAGCTGAAGGAGATGGCGATGGCATGA
- a CDS encoding YhcH/YjgK/YiaL family protein, giving the protein MILDSLQHASRYYSLHPLFQQAFAFLQEADIENLPTGKIELAGEDLFAMISDGPGVAKAEAKMEAHQRYIDIQYVVSGVDHMGWQDLSACGTSIEPYSAERDVYFFEVRPTSWFDVPAGFFTVFFPNDVHAPLATEEVVRKVVLKIAVESKG; this is encoded by the coding sequence ATGATCTTAGATTCCTTACAGCACGCTTCGCGCTACTACTCACTGCATCCTTTATTTCAACAGGCCTTTGCGTTTCTGCAGGAGGCAGACATTGAGAACCTGCCAACAGGTAAAATAGAACTGGCCGGCGAGGACCTATTTGCCATGATCTCAGACGGTCCGGGTGTGGCCAAAGCCGAGGCCAAGATGGAGGCGCACCAGCGGTACATAGACATCCAGTACGTGGTGAGTGGCGTAGACCACATGGGCTGGCAAGACCTTTCTGCGTGCGGTACCTCCATAGAACCGTATTCCGCAGAGCGCGATGTGTATTTCTTTGAAGTGCGGCCTACCAGCTGGTTTGACGTGCCCGCCGGTTTCTTCACCGTCTTCTTCCCCAATGACGTGCATGCGCCGCTGGCTACGGAGGAGGTAGTACGCAAGGTGGTGTTGAAGATTGCTGTGGAAAGTAAAGGTTAA
- a CDS encoding TM2 domain-containing protein: protein MKSKLAAYLLWFFLGWLSLHRFYLGKVGSGILYLLTGQLLGIGWIVDLFLLSGMVDNYNNKVEIQDLRREVRRR, encoded by the coding sequence ATGAAATCAAAACTGGCAGCATATCTCTTGTGGTTCTTTCTTGGCTGGTTGTCCTTGCACCGGTTTTACCTGGGCAAAGTAGGATCGGGTATTCTGTACCTGCTCACGGGGCAGTTGCTGGGCATTGGCTGGATAGTGGATTTGTTTCTGCTGAGCGGCATGGTAGACAACTACAACAACAAGGTGGAGATCCAGGACCTGCGCCGCGAAGTTCGCCGCCGTTAA
- a CDS encoding T9SS type A sorting domain-containing protein, whose product MNKSTPLPSGKMSALEKYSEIYYNLDKSNNIEQATILANGYKVLEEPAVYLYYHDNKPNPIQNMFVERWYQFDLENGGLTNVTRRRYRGRILEDRVYEYNELGYPTQYVINESRTKTFTYAQVAVPVQEEPTQALAAATDSLEKTPSKEVRRNNRKLDLEAKPFVLLCPNPASINFTVRANNLGQGEAVLRIFDYFTMRVLTQVQYQVDGQLEALITTNGMPAGLYIVELSSPSGKIRQRLLVQ is encoded by the coding sequence ATGAATAAAAGCACACCGCTCCCTTCCGGGAAAATGAGTGCGTTAGAGAAATACTCTGAAATCTACTACAATCTGGACAAGAGCAACAACATTGAACAAGCCACTATTCTGGCCAACGGATATAAGGTTTTGGAGGAGCCGGCCGTGTATCTGTATTACCATGACAACAAGCCTAACCCTATCCAGAATATGTTTGTGGAGCGCTGGTACCAGTTTGACCTGGAGAACGGCGGCCTCACCAACGTGACCCGCAGAAGGTACCGGGGCCGGATTCTGGAAGACCGGGTCTATGAGTACAATGAGCTGGGCTACCCTACCCAATACGTCATCAACGAGAGCCGCACCAAAACCTTCACCTACGCCCAGGTAGCGGTGCCCGTGCAGGAGGAGCCCACCCAAGCCCTGGCCGCCGCCACCGATTCCCTGGAAAAGACCCCATCAAAAGAGGTGCGCCGCAATAACCGAAAGCTGGATCTGGAGGCTAAACCTTTTGTGCTGCTGTGCCCTAACCCGGCCTCCATCAATTTTACGGTAAGAGCCAATAACCTGGGCCAGGGCGAAGCGGTGCTTCGCATTTTTGACTATTTCACCATGCGTGTGCTCACCCAGGTGCAATACCAGGTAGACGGACAGCTGGAGGCGCTCATCACCACCAATGGCATGCCCGCCGGCCTCTACATTGTAGAACTGTCTTCTCCCAGCGGGAAAATAAGGCAGCGGCTACTGGTGCAGTAA
- a CDS encoding MATE family efflux transporter — translation MTSRKELFHLIWAAVKGQEQDYTRLSLKKSIVLLATPMILEMLMESLFAVVDIFLVGRLGPYALATVGLTESILMIVYSVGMGLSMAGTAMVARRFGEKNYTQAGTTTFQILVTGAVLALLASSLTFFFAPEILQLMGADQEVITRGIGYTRIIFGSNLIIILLFLINGAFRGAGQPHLPMRALWLANGINIVLAPLLIFGWGPVPAYGLEGAAWATTIGRSTGVIYQLYHLLNGKHHLKIARENLVLSYAVILKILKVSVGGMGQFLIDSASWIFLTRIIAEFGSNALAGYTISFRVIMFTLLPAWGLSSAAATLVGQNLGAHKPRRAEVSVLLTARYNMIFLGAITVIFFFFGEHLSRLFTQEPEVIAVASEGLKIITLGYIFFGLGMVMVQAFNGAGDTRTPAFINIFVLWLLEIPMAYLLAVYWGLGVTGIFVTIACCHSFHSLVSWWLFRKGRWKTVKI, via the coding sequence ATGACCTCGCGCAAAGAACTGTTCCATCTTATCTGGGCCGCCGTGAAAGGCCAGGAGCAGGACTATACCCGCCTCAGCCTGAAGAAGTCTATTGTGCTGCTGGCCACGCCCATGATTCTGGAGATGCTCATGGAGTCTCTCTTCGCGGTGGTAGACATTTTTCTGGTGGGCAGGCTGGGGCCGTATGCCCTGGCCACGGTGGGCCTCACGGAGTCTATCCTCATGATTGTGTATTCGGTGGGCATGGGCCTGAGCATGGCGGGCACGGCCATGGTGGCCCGGCGGTTCGGGGAGAAGAATTACACCCAGGCCGGCACCACTACGTTCCAGATACTGGTCACCGGGGCTGTTCTGGCTTTGCTGGCCAGTTCGCTCACCTTCTTCTTCGCCCCAGAGATTCTGCAACTCATGGGCGCCGACCAGGAGGTGATTACCAGGGGCATAGGCTACACGCGCATTATCTTCGGGAGTAACCTCATCATCATTCTGCTGTTCCTCATCAACGGGGCGTTCAGGGGGGCGGGTCAGCCGCATTTGCCCATGCGGGCGCTCTGGCTTGCCAACGGCATTAACATTGTGTTGGCCCCGCTGCTTATTTTCGGGTGGGGACCCGTGCCTGCCTATGGCCTGGAAGGCGCCGCCTGGGCCACTACCATTGGCCGAAGCACGGGCGTAATCTACCAACTCTACCACCTGCTCAACGGCAAGCACCACCTCAAGATAGCGCGGGAGAATCTGGTGCTTAGCTACGCCGTGATCCTGAAGATTCTCAAAGTATCGGTGGGCGGTATGGGTCAGTTCCTGATTGATTCCGCCAGCTGGATTTTCCTGACCCGCATCATCGCGGAATTCGGGAGCAATGCGTTGGCGGGCTACACTATTTCATTCAGGGTGATCATGTTCACGCTGCTTCCGGCCTGGGGTTTGTCTTCGGCGGCGGCCACCCTGGTTGGGCAGAACCTGGGCGCCCATAAACCGCGGCGCGCCGAAGTCTCGGTGTTGCTCACGGCCCGCTATAACATGATTTTCCTGGGAGCCATTACGGTAATCTTCTTCTTTTTTGGCGAACACCTTTCCCGGCTTTTCACCCAGGAACCCGAAGTCATTGCTGTTGCCTCTGAGGGCCTCAAAATTATCACGCTGGGGTACATTTTCTTCGGGCTGGGCATGGTCATGGTGCAGGCCTTTAATGGCGCCGGTGATACCAGAACGCCCGCCTTCATCAACATCTTTGTGCTCTGGCTCCTGGAAATTCCCATGGCTTATCTGCTGGCCGTGTACTGGGGCCTGGGCGTGACCGGCATCTTCGTGACCATTGCTTGCTGCCACTCCTTTCATTCTTTGGTAAGCTGGTGGCTGTTTAGGAAAGGCCGCTGGAAAACCGTCAAGATCTAG
- a CDS encoding M90 family metallopeptidase, whose product MGILAFVFFVVVVVGLFYRWATRKTRRRTKVLAQEFPAEWRKILSDRVGFYHTLKTEEEKYQFEKMIQLFLSEKRITGIEVVVDDLTKVLVAASAVIPIYGFKDWEYPNLGEVLVFPGSLERFKHGDSEAVSEVLGRVNPFQNDHYVTLSKPALEKGFNDMADRQNVGIHEFAHLLDQADGEINGRPTAYLPDDLVQPWEELMYRKIKQIKKGESDINPYGATNEAEFFAVATEYFFEKPGQLAENHPGLYKMLTQIFQQNPKRRFKLNFRELLNPYGKRLGRNEPCPCGSAEKYKNCCLPKKQSA is encoded by the coding sequence ATGGGCATTTTAGCATTTGTGTTTTTTGTAGTAGTGGTGGTAGGGCTGTTTTACCGGTGGGCGACCCGCAAGACCCGGCGGCGCACAAAAGTGCTGGCGCAGGAGTTTCCGGCGGAGTGGCGCAAGATTCTCTCTGACCGGGTGGGTTTTTACCACACCCTGAAGACCGAGGAGGAAAAATACCAATTTGAGAAGATGATCCAGCTGTTTCTGTCTGAGAAACGCATTACGGGCATTGAGGTGGTGGTAGATGACCTGACCAAGGTGCTGGTGGCGGCCAGCGCCGTTATTCCCATCTATGGGTTCAAGGATTGGGAGTACCCCAACCTGGGCGAGGTGCTGGTGTTCCCGGGAAGCCTGGAACGTTTCAAGCACGGAGATTCTGAGGCCGTCTCTGAGGTGCTGGGCCGCGTGAACCCCTTCCAGAATGACCATTACGTGACCCTCTCCAAACCGGCCCTGGAAAAAGGCTTCAATGACATGGCCGACCGCCAGAACGTGGGCATCCATGAGTTTGCGCACCTGCTGGACCAGGCCGACGGCGAGATCAACGGTCGGCCCACTGCTTACTTACCTGATGACCTGGTGCAGCCCTGGGAAGAGCTCATGTACCGCAAAATCAAGCAGATCAAGAAAGGCGAATCAGACATCAACCCGTACGGCGCCACCAATGAGGCCGAGTTCTTTGCCGTGGCCACCGAGTACTTCTTTGAGAAACCGGGCCAGCTAGCCGAAAACCACCCCGGGCTCTACAAAATGCTCACCCAGATCTTTCAGCAGAACCCCAAACGCCGCTTTAAGCTTAACTTCAGGGAGCTGCTGAACCCCTACGGCAAACGCCTGGGCCGAAATGAACCATGTCCCTGCGGCAGCGCCGAGAAATATAAGAACTGCTGTCTGCCAAAGAAACAGAGCGCGTAA
- a CDS encoding dihydrofolate reductase family protein has protein sequence MRQVILYIAMSLDGYIAGPEDNLDFLALVERPGEDYGYVDFQHNIDTVIWGRRTYEKVLNFIPAYLHQDKKVYVLSRTKTGQEGHVEFYGGDLKQLITTLKQQPGQHIYCDGGAEAVTALLQEKLLDTLVISVIPHLLGGGIRLFKDGRPEQGITLTKSLTFPSGLVQLWYACQPENPKNE, from the coding sequence ATGAGACAGGTAATCCTTTACATAGCCATGAGTCTGGACGGGTACATTGCCGGCCCAGAGGATAACCTTGATTTTCTGGCACTGGTAGAAAGGCCCGGCGAGGACTATGGGTACGTCGATTTCCAGCACAACATAGACACTGTGATCTGGGGCCGTCGCACCTATGAAAAGGTCTTGAATTTTATACCCGCGTATCTGCACCAAGACAAGAAAGTATATGTGCTCTCCAGAACCAAAACCGGCCAGGAGGGCCACGTGGAGTTTTACGGCGGAGACCTTAAACAGCTTATCACCACGCTCAAACAGCAACCCGGTCAACATATTTACTGTGACGGCGGCGCCGAAGCAGTTACTGCGCTGCTCCAGGAAAAGCTGCTGGACACCCTGGTCATCTCCGTGATTCCGCATTTGCTGGGCGGTGGCATCAGGCTTTTTAAAGACGGCCGGCCAGAACAGGGTATTACCCTCACCAAAAGCCTTACCTTCCCTTCGGGGCTGGTGCAGCTGTGGTATGCCTGCCAACCAGAAAACCCTAAAAACGAATAA
- a CDS encoding VOC family protein, with translation MASIHPYLNFKGNTEEAFNFYKSVFGGEFLTLQRFKDTDQGASLPPQDQDKIMHISLAIGQDSLLMANDVLESMGHTLTVGDNVSLSINADSEEEATRLFNGLSAGGTVTMPLQKTFWGAYFGMFTDPFGIKWMVNHDLEQPE, from the coding sequence ATGGCCTCTATTCATCCATACCTCAATTTCAAAGGCAACACAGAAGAAGCCTTCAACTTTTACAAATCAGTTTTCGGGGGTGAGTTCCTGACCCTGCAACGCTTTAAAGACACGGACCAGGGTGCCAGCCTTCCGCCGCAGGACCAGGACAAGATCATGCATATTTCCCTGGCTATTGGGCAAGACTCGCTTCTTATGGCCAATGATGTGCTGGAATCTATGGGGCATACCCTCACCGTGGGCGACAACGTTTCCCTGTCCATTAACGCCGACAGCGAAGAAGAAGCCACCCGGCTTTTTAATGGTCTTTCAGCTGGCGGCACTGTGACCATGCCTTTGCAAAAAACCTTCTGGGGCGCCTACTTTGGCATGTTCACTGATCCATTTGGCATTAAGTGGATGGTGAACCATGACCTGGAACAACCTGAGTAG
- a CDS encoding SRPBCC family protein has protein sequence MERKNETASTTEKQGELVLTLALDAPLELVYSAWTQADHLAQWWGAEGYHLEVAQLDVRPGGTFLYSMQRGDGPKLWGKFVYHEITAPDGLVFVNAFSDEDGNILRAPFSPTWPQEMLNRVTLTEADGKTTVTLKISAYNASPAEEQTFAAGFDAMRQGFKGTFDKLKANLRKQQG, from the coding sequence ATGGAAAGAAAAAACGAAACAGCATCTACCACAGAAAAACAGGGCGAGTTGGTCTTAACCCTTGCCTTAGATGCACCGCTGGAATTGGTCTACAGCGCCTGGACCCAAGCCGACCATCTTGCCCAGTGGTGGGGAGCTGAAGGCTACCACCTGGAAGTGGCCCAGCTAGACGTACGCCCCGGCGGCACGTTCCTCTACAGCATGCAACGCGGGGACGGCCCCAAATTATGGGGTAAGTTTGTCTACCACGAGATCACCGCCCCAGATGGTTTGGTGTTTGTGAACGCCTTCTCAGATGAAGACGGAAACATCCTGCGCGCGCCCTTCAGCCCTACCTGGCCCCAGGAAATGCTTAATCGCGTGACCCTTACTGAGGCCGACGGCAAAACCACCGTTACCCTTAAGATTTCTGCCTATAACGCCTCCCCTGCCGAAGAGCAGACCTTTGCTGCCGGCTTTGACGCCATGCGCCAAGGCTTCAAGGGTACCTTTGATAAGTTAAAGGCAAATTTGAGGAAGCAGCAAGGCTAG
- a CDS encoding GbsR/MarR family transcriptional regulator, whose protein sequence is MELPEAKQRFIEAWGKLGSEWGINRTMAQVHALLLISPEALTTEQVMKQLQISRGNANMTLRDLMNWGLIEKQHRSGERKEYFFAEKDVWTIARQVAKERKRRELEPVLKLLNQLQEVQGNDQDPEFNTFKTTVTDINKLAGNVDKTLETMLKAEENWFFGSIFKLFK, encoded by the coding sequence ATGGAGTTACCGGAAGCAAAGCAGCGATTCATTGAGGCCTGGGGAAAACTAGGGTCTGAGTGGGGCATCAACCGCACCATGGCGCAGGTGCATGCCTTGCTGTTGATTTCGCCGGAGGCTTTGACCACAGAGCAAGTGATGAAGCAACTGCAGATTTCCAGGGGGAACGCCAACATGACCTTGCGGGACCTCATGAACTGGGGCCTGATTGAGAAACAGCACCGCAGCGGCGAGCGCAAAGAATATTTCTTCGCAGAGAAAGACGTCTGGACCATTGCCCGCCAGGTAGCCAAAGAACGGAAGCGCCGGGAGTTGGAACCGGTCCTGAAGCTCCTGAACCAATTGCAGGAAGTACAGGGCAATGACCAGGATCCTGAGTTCAACACCTTTAAGACCACCGTCACAGACATTAACAAACTGGCCGGAAACGTGGACAAAACCCTGGAGACCATGCTGAAGGCAGAGGAAAACTGGTTCTTCGGGTCCATCTTCAAACTGTTCAAATAA
- a CDS encoding TIGR01777 family oxidoreductase, whose translation MARIILAGGSGFTGQLLTRHFLARGDEVVILTRTPDKGPTAAQHVYWDATTLGPWAQHLENADVLLNLTGKSVNCRYHEKNKRAILSSRVNATQVLGQALRLLKHPPKVWLNAASATIYRHAQDRPQDERTGEVGKGFSVEVCQAWESTFFGQETPGTRKVALRMAIVLDKDGGVMPYFLNLARFGLGGRQGNGLQCFSWIHAQDLVESIDFLIAHQELEGVFNLASPRPVPNHHFMCAVRQALKAPFGLPATKWMLEIGALVLGTETELLLKSRWVVPTRLLEAGYRFKVNTIEEAVKLCVE comes from the coding sequence ATGGCCAGAATCATTTTAGCGGGTGGCAGCGGCTTTACCGGGCAGCTGCTCACCCGCCACTTCCTCGCCAGAGGCGATGAGGTGGTCATTCTAACCAGAACCCCAGACAAAGGCCCCACTGCAGCCCAACACGTTTACTGGGACGCCACCACCCTGGGGCCCTGGGCCCAGCACTTGGAAAACGCCGATGTGCTCCTTAACCTCACGGGCAAAAGCGTGAACTGCCGCTACCATGAAAAGAACAAACGGGCCATTCTCTCCTCCCGGGTCAATGCCACGCAGGTCTTGGGCCAGGCGCTCCGGCTCCTGAAGCACCCGCCCAAGGTGTGGCTCAACGCCGCCTCCGCCACCATTTACCGGCACGCGCAGGACCGCCCGCAAGATGAGCGCACCGGCGAGGTGGGCAAAGGTTTTTCTGTAGAGGTATGCCAGGCCTGGGAAAGCACGTTCTTTGGGCAAGAGACGCCCGGTACCCGGAAAGTGGCGCTCCGGATGGCGATTGTGCTGGACAAAGACGGCGGCGTGATGCCCTACTTCCTGAATCTGGCCCGCTTCGGGTTGGGCGGCCGCCAGGGGAACGGACTGCAGTGCTTCAGCTGGATCCACGCCCAGGACCTGGTGGAAAGCATTGATTTCCTGATAGCGCACCAGGAACTGGAAGGCGTTTTCAACCTGGCTTCCCCGCGGCCGGTGCCCAACCACCACTTCATGTGCGCCGTGCGGCAGGCCCTGAAAGCACCCTTCGGGTTGCCTGCCACCAAATGGATGCTGGAGATAGGCGCCCTGGTGCTGGGCACAGAAACAGAGCTGCTCCTGAAAAGCCGTTGGGTGGTACCCACCCGCCTGCTGGAAGCCGGTTACCGATTCAAGGTCAACACCATTGAGGAGGCGGTAAAGCTGTGCGTGGAATAA
- a CDS encoding YqjF family protein, translating into MKKTFLKAEWRKLLMANYQIDPQVLMPYLPHGTELDLWNNTCYVSLIGFLFLKTRVKGIAVPFHSDFEEVNLRFYVKHLENGVYKRGVVFLKEIVPKPAITFVANTLYGEKYETRPMRHSWQTQPDSQTVEYAWKQKEWHSLSASADLRSYPITVGSEEEFITEHFWGYTRINANTTSMYEVAHPRWEVYPVQDYAINVDFRAVYGPEFAFLGQAVPRSVFLAEGSEILVMDGGKLQGL; encoded by the coding sequence ATGAAAAAGACATTTTTGAAGGCAGAGTGGCGAAAGCTGCTCATGGCCAACTACCAGATAGACCCACAAGTGCTGATGCCCTACCTGCCGCACGGCACGGAGCTGGACCTCTGGAACAACACCTGCTACGTGAGCCTGATTGGTTTTCTGTTTCTCAAGACCCGGGTGAAAGGGATTGCCGTGCCGTTCCATTCAGACTTTGAGGAGGTGAACCTGCGGTTTTACGTGAAGCATCTGGAGAACGGCGTCTACAAACGGGGCGTGGTCTTTTTAAAGGAAATTGTGCCTAAACCAGCCATCACGTTTGTGGCCAATACGCTGTACGGGGAGAAGTATGAAACCCGGCCCATGCGCCATAGCTGGCAAACGCAGCCAGATTCCCAGACCGTGGAGTATGCTTGGAAACAGAAAGAGTGGCATTCTTTAAGCGCTTCCGCCGACTTACGCTCCTACCCTATCACCGTAGGCAGCGAGGAAGAATTCATTACCGAGCATTTCTGGGGCTACACCAGAATCAACGCAAACACTACTTCCATGTATGAGGTGGCGCACCCGCGGTGGGAGGTATACCCGGTGCAAGACTATGCCATTAACGTTGATTTCAGGGCGGTATACGGACCAGAATTCGCGTTTCTGGGCCAGGCGGTGCCCCGGTCTGTGTTTCTGGCCGAAGGCTCAGAGATTCTGGTCATGGACGGCGGGAAACTACAAGGTCTTTAG